The following proteins are encoded in a genomic region of Serinus canaria isolate serCan28SL12 chromosome 15, serCan2020, whole genome shotgun sequence:
- the YWHAH gene encoding 14-3-3 protein eta, translating into MGDREQLLQRARLAEQAERYDDMASAMKSVTELNEPLSNEDRNLLSVAYKNVVGARRSSWRVISSIEQKTMADGNEKKLEKVKAYREKIEKELETVCNDVLALLDKYLIKNCNDFQYESKVFYLKMKGDYYRYLAEVAAGEKKNSVVEASEAAYKEAFEISKEHMQPTHPIRLGLALNFSVFYYEIQNAPEQACLLAKQAFDDAIAELDTLNEDSYKDSTLIMQLLRDNLTLWTSDQQDEEAGEGNN; encoded by the exons ATGGGGGACcgagagcagctgctgcagagagcccgCCTGGCCGAGCAGGCGGAGAGATACGATGACATGGCCTCGGCCATGAAGTCG GTAACTGAGCTGAATGAGCCTCTCTCAAATGAGGATAGAAACCTGCTGTCTGTAGCCTACAAGAATGTAGTCGGAGCCAGACGGTCCTCCTGGCGTGTCATCAGCAGCATAGAGCAGAAGACCATGGCAGATGGCAATGAGAAGAAGCTGGAGAAGGTTAAAGCCTATAGGGAGAAGATAGAAAAGGAGCTCGAGACAGTCTGCAATGATGTTTTGGCTCTCCTAGATAAATACTTGATCAAGAACTGCAATGACTTCCAGTATGAGAGCAAGGTCTTTTACCTGAAAATGAAGGGGGATTACTACCGCTATTTGGCAGAAGTTGCTGCTGGAGAGAAGAAGAACAGTGTCGTGGAAGCCTCAGAAGCTGCCTATAAAGAGGCTTTTGAAATCAGCAAAGAGCACATGCAGCCCACTCACCCCATTAGGCTTGGGCTGGCACTCAATTTCTCAGTGTTCTACTATGAGATCCAGAATGCCCCTGAGCAGGCCTGCCTTTTAGCCAAACAAGCCTTTGATGATGCCATAGCAGAGCTGGACACACTAAATGAGGATTCCTACAAGGACTCCACTCTCATCATGCAGTTACTTCGAGATAACCTCACTCTGTGGACGAGTGATCAGCAGGATGAAGAAGCAGGAGAGGGCAATAATTAA